Below is a window of Longimicrobium terrae DNA.
GCTGCGCGGGGTGCGCAGGGCGAACCAGAAGAAACCGTACGGGCTCAGCGTGAGCGAGTACGGGGTTTCATCCACCGGAAGGAACGCCGTGTCGCCCAGCAGTTCCACCGGGACGCGGCCGGCGTACTCCGCCAGATCCAGCTGCACGGCCTGCGCGGTTCCCGACAGGTTGTTGACCACCAGGATGGTGTCCTGCCCGTGCTCGCGGATGTAGGCGAGGACGTGCGGGTTTTCCGGCTCCAGAAAGCGGATGGCGCCGCGGCCGAACGCGCGGTGCTGCTTGCGGACGCGGACCAGGCGCTTGGTCCAGTTCAGCAGGCTGAACGGCGAGCGCTCCTGCGCCTCCACGTTGACGGCCTGGAATCCGTAGACGGCGTCGCTGATGGGCGGCAGGTACAGGCGCTGCGGCTCGGCGCGGCTGAAGCCGGCGTTGCGGTCCGGCGACCACTGCATGGGAGTGCGCACGCCGTCGCGGTCGCCCAGCCACACGTTGTCGCCCATGCCGATCTCGTCGCCGTAGTAGATGATGGGCGAGCCGGGCATGGTGAACAGGATGGAGTTCAGCAGCTCGATCTTGCGCCGGTCGTTGTCCATCAGCGGCGCCAGCCGGCGGCGGATGCCCAGGTTGATGCGCATCCGCGGGTCCGCGGCGTACTCGCGGTACATGTAGTCGCGTTCCTCGTCCGTCACCATTTCGAGCGTGAGCTCGTCATGGTTGCGCAGGAACATGCACCACTGCGCGTCTTCGGGGATGGCGGGCGTGCGCTCGATGATCTCCACGATCGGCTTGCGGATCCCCTGGCGCACGGCCATGAAGATGCGCGGCATGAGCGGAAAGTGGAACGCCATGTGGAACTCGGCGCCGTTCTCGTCGCCAAAGTACGGGCGCACGTCTTCCGGCCACTGGTTGGCTTCGGCCAGAAGGATGCGGCCCGGGTAGTTCTTTTCCAGCCGGATGCGGAATTCCTTGAGGATGTCGTGCGTTTCGGGGAGGTTTTCGCAGATGGTCCCCTCGCGCTCGATCAGGTACGGCACGGCGTCGGCGCGAAAGCCGTCCAGGCCGCGCTCCAGCCAGTATTCCATCACCTGGAACATCGCCTCCTTGACCTCGGGGTTGTCCCAGTTGAGGTCCGGCTGGTGGCTGAAGAAGCGATGCCAGTAGTACTGCCCCGCCACCGGGTCCCAGGTCCAATTGCTGGGCTCGGTGTCGGTAAAGATGATGCGGGCGTCCTTGTAGTCCGTGTCGTTGTCGCTCCACACGTAGTAGTTGCGCTCAGGCGAGCCCTTGGGGGCGCGGCGGGCGCGCTGGAACCACGGGTGGTCGCTGGACGTGTGGTTCAGCACCAGGTCGGCGATGACCTTGAGGCCGCGCTTGTGGGCTTCGTCCAGGAACTTCTGCACGTCGTCGAGCGTGCCGTACGACGGGTGGACGCCGTAGTAGTCGGCGATGTCGTAGCCGTCGTCACGCAGCGGCGACGGGTAGAACGGAAGGAGCCAGATGGCGTCGACGCCCAGGCCGGCCACGTAGTCCAGCCGCTGGATGAGCCCGCCGAAGTCGCCCACGCCGTCCTGCGCGGAGTCTTGAAAGGCCTTGACGTGAAGCTCGTAGAAAACGGCATCCTTGTACCACAGCGTATCGGCGCTCAACGCGGGGCTCCTGGTTGGGACGGTTGGTCTGGTCGTCGTCGGGACGGCGGCTGAACGGGCTCCGCCGGTACGGCAGGCTCCGAAATGTTCGCGCGGGCTGCAGGAAGCGCGCCGGGGTGGGGTGCAGGAGTTGCGGCGGCTTTGTTCAACCCGGGAGAAGACATGAACAGGTTCTACGACGTCGAGATCACGACCTTCGCTTCCGGCCTCCACACTTCGCGCGCTGTCGTGCACACGGCCGGCGAAGCCTGGGCCGCCGCGCGTGAGGCTGAGGCCCTTAATGCGTGTGTCCTGCTGGTCGGGTGCCAGACCCGGGACGTGAGCTACGGCGATTTTCACGTCTGGCTGGCTGGCGACCGCGCCTTCCTGCGCTTGGACGAGCATCGCGAATGGTACGCGAGGGGTTCCGCGCTCGATCAATCGAACGCTGAGAGCCCGGTCGAGTTCAGGACGCTGGACGGCACGTACTTCTCTGTGCCGCGCGCGGACACCGTAACGAGATCACAGGCATTCGAGGCGCTGGATTCCTGGCTGCAGACGGGTGAGATGCCGCCGAGCCTGCACTGGGCGTAAACCGCAGCGGAGCCGTGCGCTGGAGAGGCAGGAATTTTCTGCCGCCATCCATGATGTTTCGCGGCGGCGACCGCCTGGTGCACGGTGCCGGCGGTGATCGTCGGACCAGAAACGCGAAAGGATCCTCCCGCAACAGGAGGACCCTCGCTTATTCCCAGTCCTGGCTGAGCTACTCGCAGATGTATTCACAGCTGGGATACGTGATTATGCATTCGCACGGGCCGGTCGCGCACTGCGTCACGCACGTCTGGCCTCGCTGCGTTTCCAGGATCGCGTACACCGTACCTCCCATTTCCGCCCCGTGCGCCAGTTCAAACGTTTCCACCTTCAGTTCGCGTACGTTCAGTCCCAGCTTTCTCACGTGTGCCTCCATGCTCAAGGTGCGGTTCCGCGGACACCCGCAGAATGCATGGCCAGAGCGCCGCAGTCAACCTTTATCTGACATAAATAGTTTCTCTATCTGGAATCCAGCGACAGGACGCGACTTCGGCTGCTTGCCGGACCGCTTGGGTCTGCGGGGCTCGCGACTTACTCCTGGTATTCGGTACTCCTCACCATGACGGGCTGAAGTCTGGGTATCCGTCCGTTCACCACACACCGCTCATGGCCATGAGCTGCTCCAATAAAGGACGCGAAACAATTGCCACACAGACACTCCCGTGCTAACCTGCACGCTCCTCTCACCGGCAGAATCATGAGCAACTCGATGTGGCGCGTTGTGGGCATGGCGATATTGAGCGCGGGCGGCGCCACAATCGCAATCGCTTTGCGGGATCGCGCGGCACGGCGTACGTCACAGGGCGTGGCGGCGGGCGCGCTGATTGCCGGCTTCGGTGCGGTGGGGATCGGCGTGGCGGTCGCGATGCACTCCAATCCCCAGTCGTCGTGGATTCAGCTCGGGTTTGGGATGATCTTCATCGCGGGAATTCTGGTGCAGGCGCGCGCGAGAAGCATTCAGACGTAATCTGCACCCGCATGAACAGCGCTGATCCGTAACCGTCGGGAAGGGGCGGCTTCGCATGGAGGCCGTTGCGAACAGACTTGCGGGCGCGCCGTGCACCGCTGATCCTTGTATCGTTTGGCGGACTTCAACCACGGAGGTTTGTCATGATCAATCCGAGTCGCACGCTGTCGGTATCCGCCCGCCTCGCCGCAATGGCCGGAGTGTTCCTCCTTGCGGGTTGCGCGGCCATCCAGCCGCCGCCTGTACCGGCTGTGCCGCGAGTGCCATTCCTCGGGGAGCGGCCCAGCTTTGGAGAAGGGGGATGCAACGCATACGTGGTGCAGGCGCACGCGGCATGGGCTTCCGCGGGGGTCGCGAGCGACGATCCGGCCGTGATCGCCGCAGCGCAGGCGGCCGCGAACGCCGCCGCGGCAGCGGCGATGGCTGCCTACCATGACTGCGTGTGGCGCTCGAACCAGCCCTGACCTCGGCCCGCCGAGCGGGTCGTTGCAACGCCCCGGTTGGGATTGCGCGGGACGCTGGACCGGAGTGACTGTTCAGCCGCGCTGCCGCACCGCCCGAGCGGGCATTCTACATCCTGAAGAGAATCCTGTGAGACCAACCGCTTTCGTGGTGTGTCTGTTCGTCATGGCTGCGGCTTGTGTGGTGATCGCTGCTGCCGATGGTTCCTGGGGTTGGCTGATCGGCGCGGCTGCCTTCCTGGCGGTCGGGATGCTTGCGCGGGGCAAGCTGAGGAAGGAGCGTGAGGTCGGCTTGGCACCGGCCCGGTTCGGCTTTGTGGGTGTGTCGATGCTCGTGATGCTCGCCGCGATCCTTTTCATCATCTTCATCTGAAGCAGATCTGATCTCGCGGGATCGGCGGCCTACCGGCGGGGGGCGCTCGTGTTCGTACGGCCATTCCGTCCAACACAGCAGTCTACCCACGTATGGACCGCGGCCCACGGCTGCTGTGTTTCGTATCCAGCCCCACCTTCCATTGCCCGTTTACCGCCCCCGTGTATCGACAGAGCGAGCCCGTTCAGGGTGCGTCGAAGCCACAGGTGGTGTAAATCGAGGTCGGTCCGCACTGCCAGTATCCCGTCTCGCCACACTTCTCATTGCACGTAAAGCCGCCCAACGTGCAGTTGGCCGCCTCCGTGATCTCCGCAGCGTACACGCGGCCCCGCACACCAAGCTCCGCCGGTTCTACGAGGAATGAGTCCAGTGACGCGTCCAGATCAGCCATCGACAAGGCCATCTTGGTAGGAGCCATGGACGAACGTCCACGAAGCTTCGGGTCCATCAAGAGCTTTTCTGTCGGCATGGAAGTCCTTTCGCTCGAGTTCGCAACCACGCAGTCCAACCCGTTCCCGAACCGGGAACCAGTAGCGGACGCCGCCTCTACACCAGAATACACATTGAGTCCTTAAAGGACAATGCCCATCTCGACATCTCTTGTATGCGGTCGCAATTTCCGGGGCGGAACCCGATCGAGGTGAAGGCGATCCGGTCGCCGCAGCCTAACAAGCGGCTGCAGCGGATGC
It encodes the following:
- a CDS encoding Imm1 family immunity protein, coding for MNRFYDVEITTFASGLHTSRAVVHTAGEAWAAAREAEALNACVLLVGCQTRDVSYGDFHVWLAGDRAFLRLDEHREWYARGSALDQSNAESPVEFRTLDGTYFSVPRADTVTRSQAFEALDSWLQTGEMPPSLHWA
- the treS gene encoding maltose alpha-D-glucosyltransferase, with protein sequence MSADTLWYKDAVFYELHVKAFQDSAQDGVGDFGGLIQRLDYVAGLGVDAIWLLPFYPSPLRDDGYDIADYYGVHPSYGTLDDVQKFLDEAHKRGLKVIADLVLNHTSSDHPWFQRARRAPKGSPERNYYVWSDNDTDYKDARIIFTDTEPSNWTWDPVAGQYYWHRFFSHQPDLNWDNPEVKEAMFQVMEYWLERGLDGFRADAVPYLIEREGTICENLPETHDILKEFRIRLEKNYPGRILLAEANQWPEDVRPYFGDENGAEFHMAFHFPLMPRIFMAVRQGIRKPIVEIIERTPAIPEDAQWCMFLRNHDELTLEMVTDEERDYMYREYAADPRMRINLGIRRRLAPLMDNDRRKIELLNSILFTMPGSPIIYYGDEIGMGDNVWLGDRDGVRTPMQWSPDRNAGFSRAEPQRLYLPPISDAVYGFQAVNVEAQERSPFSLLNWTKRLVRVRKQHRAFGRGAIRFLEPENPHVLAYIREHGQDTILVVNNLSGTAQAVQLDLAEYAGRVPVELLGDTAFLPVDETPYSLTLSPYGFFWFALRTPRSADELEMDPALAREWAQQDAAMLEGTDLVQRLIGGVPTEWIRAQRWFRSKARDVTSLEHADDAVLHPERAPTLLLGIARVCYSEGDPDLYLLPFTLRPTGEAGAQQEPVSSHPGEAGEVRLYEALADRRVAGALLEVMDQEMSLTTRIGRFTGHRTGAVEKLESVGPVRPVGAEQSNTSVVFDESLVMKVFRKLEPGINPDLEVTRFLSERAGFTSVPALAGWIDYTGQDDGLHSVAGLFQFIPNDGDAWKVTLKGLDRYLSAAARSAADPETVSGREAVRRMAGETFPGIERLGETTGRMHLALASVDDDPDFAPEPATEDDVQRAIEEFRKQVDTVLADLGRQLEAIPGSFPQAVQGPLGEIVRNAPDLRHRGEDLRALAGNTVKIRYHGDYHLGQVLRARKPAEGGSEWYVLDFEGEPARPLADRRSKKSALRDVAGMLRSFNYAVRMAMHEHRSDDFRLRMSLERWAQAWEREARTLFLNAYRRTVEGSNIVPADEETMTRVLAVFELEKAVYELGYEMNNRPDWLWVPVEGIRAILGGRA